One stretch of Corynebacterium callunae DSM 20147 DNA includes these proteins:
- a CDS encoding NAD(P)/FAD-dependent oxidoreductase gives MSTPRKAIVIGAGMVGLSTAWYLQERGFEVSVLDKTGVAAGSSWGNAGWLAPAKTIPLSDSSLWSYGPKALFNADSPLHMPLRVEPKLWEFLARFMAQAFESKWDSTMADLTAIDRVALAAFDEMELGGVTGISHEGPFVIGFENEEQSRGFAREVAGVVRYGQIAEMSRLENPQELAPMLSSEVSVAYRLEGQRFIEPGPYVAAVAADVEKRGGLIRTGVEVTHVAAGARPAVILADGSREEADKVVIATGAWLPKLAREYGVKTLVQAGRGYSFSVATDIPAQHPVYLPHHRMACTPYQGRFRIAGTMEFRGPDEPLQQRRITAIVNQASRLMRGIDFAERQDEWVGSRPVTPDGRPLLGETKAKDIYVAGGHGMWGMVLGPASGKYLAELMDTGQTNPIIKPFNPLR, from the coding sequence ATGAGCACGCCCCGCAAAGCCATCGTTATCGGCGCTGGCATGGTGGGATTATCCACCGCCTGGTACCTCCAGGAACGGGGATTTGAGGTGAGTGTGCTTGATAAAACTGGGGTGGCAGCTGGTTCCTCCTGGGGAAATGCGGGCTGGCTTGCACCTGCGAAAACCATTCCACTTTCAGATTCCAGCCTGTGGTCCTATGGACCCAAAGCACTTTTTAATGCAGATTCTCCCTTGCATATGCCACTGCGAGTAGAACCCAAACTCTGGGAATTTCTAGCGCGCTTTATGGCCCAGGCATTTGAGAGCAAATGGGATTCCACCATGGCGGACCTCACCGCCATCGATAGGGTTGCACTTGCAGCCTTTGATGAAATGGAACTTGGTGGAGTTACTGGTATCAGCCATGAAGGCCCTTTTGTCATTGGCTTTGAAAATGAGGAGCAATCTCGAGGCTTTGCACGGGAAGTTGCGGGCGTGGTGCGCTATGGTCAAATTGCTGAGATGTCTCGCTTGGAAAATCCCCAAGAGCTAGCTCCCATGCTCAGCTCTGAGGTTTCCGTAGCATATCGGCTGGAAGGTCAGCGGTTTATTGAACCCGGGCCTTATGTGGCCGCGGTGGCGGCGGACGTCGAAAAGCGTGGTGGGCTAATTCGCACTGGCGTGGAGGTTACCCACGTTGCTGCAGGTGCGCGACCTGCCGTGATTTTGGCCGATGGCAGCCGCGAAGAGGCTGACAAAGTGGTAATTGCCACTGGTGCTTGGCTGCCGAAGTTGGCTCGAGAATATGGGGTAAAAACGCTGGTTCAGGCTGGGCGTGGTTATTCATTTTCGGTTGCTACCGATATCCCAGCCCAGCACCCGGTGTATTTGCCACACCACCGCATGGCATGCACGCCTTATCAGGGACGTTTCCGCATTGCTGGAACTATGGAGTTCCGCGGGCCAGATGAGCCTTTGCAACAACGTCGCATTACAGCAATTGTGAACCAGGCAAGTCGTTTGATGCGGGGCATAGATTTTGCTGAGCGCCAGGATGAGTGGGTTGGTTCGCGGCCAGTTACCCCAGATGGTCGGCCACTCCTTGGAGAAACCAAGGCTAAGGATATTTATGTAGCTGGTGGTCACGGCATGTGGGGCATGGTGCTGGGGCCTGCCAGTGGAAAATACCTGGCAGAGCTAATGGATACTGGTCAGACCAACCCGATTATTAAACCTTTTAATCCCCTGCGATGA
- a CDS encoding malonic semialdehyde reductase: protein MTTVNETPLVLDAEAQDLLFREARTANAFTDEPVTDEQIQAIFELVKWAPTALNSQPLRVVIVRSEEAKARLVPLMAEGNQAKTQAAPATALLAADVDFHDELPQLFPHFPGARDMFSDEAVRASVAEMNTGLQIGYAVLGIRAAGLAAGPMTGMDAEAISKEFFPDGRHRVLVAINFGKPAENAWYDRLPRLAFDEVVETI from the coding sequence ATGACTACTGTTAATGAAACCCCGCTTGTGCTTGATGCAGAAGCACAGGACCTGCTCTTCCGTGAAGCTCGCACCGCCAACGCTTTCACCGATGAGCCAGTTACCGATGAGCAGATCCAGGCAATCTTCGAGCTCGTCAAGTGGGCTCCAACCGCACTGAACTCCCAGCCACTACGCGTTGTGATCGTGCGTTCCGAAGAGGCTAAGGCTCGTTTGGTTCCTTTGATGGCTGAGGGCAACCAGGCTAAGACTCAGGCTGCTCCTGCAACCGCTCTCTTGGCTGCTGACGTTGACTTCCACGATGAGCTGCCACAGCTCTTCCCACACTTCCCAGGTGCTCGCGATATGTTCTCTGACGAGGCTGTTCGCGCCTCTGTTGCAGAGATGAACACCGGCCTGCAGATTGGTTATGCAGTTCTCGGTATCCGCGCTGCAGGTCTGGCCGCTGGCCCAATGACCGGCATGGATGCAGAAGCTATCTCCAAGGAGTTCTTCCCAGACGGCCGCCACCGCGTGCTCGTTGCCATCAACTTTGGCAAGCCAGCTGAAAACGCTTGGTACGATCGTCTGCCTCGCCTCGCATTTGATGAGGTTGTTGAGACCATCTAA
- a CDS encoding ABC transporter substrate-binding protein — MNKRLLVPLLGTALLLSGCGATNEDPTAPSESSATTAGNTVETALGTITVPKEVNSVVILEGRRDLDIALALGLPVVGYPYEEAGSLELESPLATQLEQAKTNGAKEIFAADNISLEAIAAADPDLIISRLSDIEPIQEQLETIAPVLPIGEQDTSTWQDDLRLVAQATGTEARAAELIADYDSRVETLSTQYADTLANNTFAPVSFNGGTFETRPNRLLSVVLQDLGATPSQAFATAIDGEETEYSPEQLLSGFSDADALIMLVSSPQTWQDLQDDQLYQQLPAVLNHHVMRSDKQTHEGGPLTALHALDVIEELLRTYK, encoded by the coding sequence ATGAATAAGAGACTGTTAGTTCCCCTGCTAGGCACTGCCCTCCTGCTGAGCGGATGTGGGGCTACAAATGAAGATCCCACTGCACCCTCAGAGTCCTCTGCAACCACTGCAGGGAACACCGTAGAAACTGCCCTTGGCACGATCACTGTGCCTAAAGAAGTCAACTCTGTAGTCATTCTTGAAGGCCGTCGCGACCTTGACATTGCGCTCGCCTTGGGCTTGCCAGTTGTGGGGTACCCCTACGAGGAAGCAGGATCGCTCGAGCTGGAATCTCCATTGGCAACCCAATTGGAGCAGGCTAAAACCAATGGGGCAAAGGAAATTTTCGCAGCCGACAACATCAGCCTTGAAGCAATTGCAGCAGCAGATCCGGATCTCATCATCTCGAGGCTCAGTGACATCGAACCCATCCAGGAGCAATTAGAGACCATTGCCCCTGTTCTCCCCATTGGCGAACAAGACACCAGTACCTGGCAGGATGATCTTCGATTGGTAGCCCAAGCCACGGGTACGGAAGCACGCGCTGCGGAGCTAATTGCAGACTATGACTCCCGCGTGGAAACGCTCTCCACTCAATATGCTGACACACTTGCAAATAACACATTCGCGCCGGTGAGCTTTAATGGTGGAACCTTCGAAACACGCCCAAATAGATTGCTTTCTGTTGTTTTACAAGATCTGGGAGCCACCCCATCCCAAGCTTTTGCCACAGCTATTGACGGTGAAGAAACCGAATACAGCCCCGAGCAATTGCTTTCAGGTTTCAGCGATGCAGATGCCTTGATCATGTTGGTTAGTAGTCCCCAGACTTGGCAAGACCTGCAGGATGACCAGCTCTACCAACAATTACCCGCAGTCTTAAACCATCATGTCATGCGTTCTGATAAACAAACTCATGAAGGCGGACCGCTCACTGCATTGCACGCTTTAGATGTCATTGAAGAATTGCTAAGAACCTACAAGTAG
- a CDS encoding gluconokinase: protein MGSIPTMSIEFENSRAPYVLAMDIGSTASRGGLYDASGCPIKASKQRVSHAFNAGEGSSTIDPDQVVEEIRSVMAGIIEQPEAHGVKDKITGIALDSFASSLILVDAAGNALTPCYTYADAQSAKYVEQLRTEISEDEYHARTGVRLHPSYHPARLLWLKTEFPELFAQAAHVMTIGEYVYFKIAGIKGMSTSIAAWSGILNAHTGELDLPILEHIGVDPALFSGIFDPDQPDTSANLENPEWAFLEQLPWFHAIPDGWPSNIGPGAVDSKTVAVAAATSGAMRVILPGVPAEIPFGLWCYRVSAKQCIVGGALNDVGRAVSWLEATIIKPDNLGEILAGPPMDTVPSVLPFFSGERSIGWASAARASITNLQTNSGPAEVWRGVFESLALSYQRVWHHMELAGATPERVIASGRVATDHPEFLHMLCDALSTPVLPLEMKRATLRGTALIALEVLDAGGDRALPPFGEELQPRYSEHYVQAREIFDDLYEKLVD from the coding sequence ATGGGATCCATTCCAACAATGTCCATTGAATTTGAAAACTCTCGCGCTCCTTATGTGCTCGCGATGGATATTGGATCAACAGCTTCCCGAGGTGGTCTTTATGATGCTTCAGGTTGCCCGATTAAAGCCTCTAAGCAGCGCGTTTCTCATGCTTTTAATGCTGGAGAAGGTAGCTCCACCATTGACCCAGATCAGGTTGTAGAAGAAATTCGCAGCGTCATGGCGGGCATTATTGAACAGCCCGAAGCGCATGGCGTGAAAGATAAAATCACAGGTATTGCGCTGGATTCTTTTGCATCATCACTTATTTTGGTTGATGCCGCTGGGAATGCGCTGACCCCTTGTTATACCTATGCGGATGCGCAATCTGCCAAGTATGTGGAACAGCTGCGCACTGAAATTTCCGAGGATGAATACCACGCCCGCACCGGCGTGCGCCTGCATCCTTCCTATCACCCAGCACGCCTTTTGTGGCTGAAAACTGAATTCCCTGAGCTTTTTGCCCAAGCTGCTCATGTGATGACCATCGGTGAATATGTCTACTTTAAGATCGCTGGTATCAAAGGCATGTCCACCTCTATTGCTGCCTGGAGTGGCATTCTTAATGCTCACACTGGTGAATTGGACCTGCCAATCCTAGAGCATATCGGCGTTGATCCAGCGTTATTCTCTGGAATTTTTGACCCCGATCAGCCTGATACCTCCGCCAATCTCGAAAATCCTGAGTGGGCTTTCCTAGAGCAGCTTCCTTGGTTCCATGCCATTCCAGATGGCTGGCCTTCCAATATCGGTCCCGGCGCGGTGGATTCTAAAACGGTTGCCGTCGCAGCTGCCACCTCTGGTGCCATGCGCGTTATTTTGCCAGGCGTACCTGCAGAAATCCCCTTCGGATTGTGGTGCTACCGGGTATCTGCCAAACAGTGCATTGTGGGCGGTGCCCTCAACGATGTCGGACGCGCAGTGAGCTGGTTGGAAGCCACCATCATTAAGCCAGACAACCTGGGCGAAATCCTGGCTGGCCCACCAATGGACACCGTGCCCTCCGTGCTGCCATTTTTCAGCGGCGAACGCTCCATCGGCTGGGCCAGTGCCGCGCGCGCCAGCATCACTAACCTGCAGACCAACAGCGGCCCGGCAGAAGTATGGCGCGGCGTTTTTGAATCCCTTGCCCTCTCCTACCAGCGCGTTTGGCATCACATGGAGCTCGCCGGCGCCACCCCGGAGCGCGTCATTGCTTCCGGCCGCGTGGCCACCGACCACCCCGAATTCCTCCATATGCTTTGCGACGCACTCAGCACCCCGGTGCTTCCACTTGAGATGAAGCGTGCCACCTTGCGGGGCACGGCGTTGATTGCTTTGGAGGTTCTTGATGCAGGTGGGGACCGTGCGCTGCCACCATTTGGCGAAGAACTGCAACCTCGTTATAGCGAGCACTATGTGCAGGCACGAGAGATCTTTGATGATCTTTATGAGAAGCTGGTTGATTAA
- a CDS encoding MFS transporter: protein MNTNHASEARFPIVPLTAMSFAAFVYVTFEMFAVGLIQPMAQDLGVTESRIGLLMTAYAAVVAVITIPLMMWVSRFNKRTVFLVTLGFLLIGIVIQALTINYTMLAIGRITAALTHGIFWALVGPMAARMSPGHTGKAVGIVSIGSTMALVMGSPLATWIGELVGWRVASWILGALTVAAIAVLIPTVPSLPPLTSTKDNTKKQLSWGLISLIVFLLLAVTGVFAAYTYLGLILAANAGSALVSTGLFVFGAMGLIGVTVATRTVDRRMLRGSAHTTTLFIVAAVLGHLAFASGGMLATVLVFAAVAVFGAAYGALPTLGTTIFLHAGRENPDSASSIYVVTYQVGIASGAALGALVVDANWIAGTLWILAGLSLASTLVLALWARPLLR, encoded by the coding sequence ATGAACACCAATCACGCATCTGAAGCCCGGTTTCCAATTGTTCCTTTGACTGCGATGAGTTTTGCGGCTTTTGTCTATGTCACTTTTGAAATGTTTGCGGTGGGACTTATTCAGCCAATGGCGCAGGATCTGGGTGTGACAGAGTCTCGTATCGGTTTGCTCATGACGGCATATGCAGCTGTGGTTGCGGTGATTACTATTCCGCTCATGATGTGGGTGTCGCGTTTTAATAAGCGCACCGTTTTCCTTGTTACATTGGGTTTTTTGCTCATAGGAATTGTCATTCAAGCTCTCACCATCAATTATACGATGTTGGCGATTGGCAGAATCACCGCAGCACTAACTCATGGCATCTTTTGGGCCTTGGTTGGTCCTATGGCAGCACGAATGTCACCTGGACATACTGGCAAAGCAGTGGGAATCGTCTCTATTGGATCCACCATGGCATTGGTTATGGGCTCACCATTGGCAACCTGGATTGGCGAGCTAGTTGGCTGGCGCGTCGCATCCTGGATTTTGGGAGCACTGACGGTTGCAGCGATAGCCGTGCTCATACCTACTGTGCCATCCTTGCCACCGCTGACCAGTACAAAGGACAACACCAAGAAGCAACTGTCCTGGGGACTTATTTCTTTGATAGTTTTCCTACTCCTAGCAGTAACAGGAGTGTTTGCCGCCTATACCTATTTGGGCTTGATTTTGGCAGCGAATGCGGGGAGCGCTCTTGTTTCCACCGGACTTTTTGTCTTTGGCGCAATGGGGCTCATTGGCGTAACGGTAGCTACCCGCACAGTGGATCGTCGTATGTTGCGTGGCAGTGCCCACACCACCACCTTGTTTATTGTGGCAGCAGTTTTAGGACATCTCGCTTTTGCCAGCGGTGGAATGCTGGCCACAGTGCTTGTTTTTGCCGCAGTGGCAGTTTTTGGAGCAGCTTATGGTGCGCTTCCCACTCTTGGTACCACTATCTTCTTACATGCGGGCCGTGAAAACCCTGATTCGGCCTCCTCGATCTACGTGGTGACCTATCAGGTGGGAATTGCATCCGGCGCAGCACTTGGCGCACTGGTGGTGGATGCCAACTGGATCGCCGGAACTTTGTGGATCCTGGCCGGGCTGTCTTTGGCTTCCACCTTGGTTTTAGCGCTGTGGGCCCGTCCGCTTTTGCGTTAG
- a CDS encoding VanZ family protein, translated as MASSGRPSGAGVPGRPSGAGVSGGAGVGAPLIVLSLFVYGWVMALLTVFKPFVAIGLLWGYKSGRVRVVSLVPFNDAMVGESFQSMLFGYGGNFIFFVPFGLLVYALLRGGGWRWSSGLSGLGGRGSGRAGVHRLRRGGRFPLLKTTLLGALCSIAIEITQYIFSLGYTDIDDILFNTLGAFIGAFIAKVAGPRANGLWVALAIAVAVVFLVLVILGPRI; from the coding sequence TTGGCTAGCTCGGGTCGCCCTAGTGGTGCTGGTGTTCCGGGTCGCCCTAGTGGTGCTGGTGTCTCTGGCGGTGCTGGTGTCGGCGCTCCGTTAATTGTGCTGTCCCTTTTTGTTTATGGCTGGGTCATGGCACTGCTGACAGTGTTTAAACCCTTTGTAGCGATTGGCCTGCTTTGGGGCTACAAATCTGGTCGCGTCCGGGTAGTCTCCCTCGTTCCTTTTAATGACGCAATGGTGGGAGAATCTTTCCAGAGCATGCTCTTTGGTTATGGCGGAAACTTCATCTTCTTTGTGCCCTTTGGACTGCTGGTTTATGCGTTGCTGCGCGGAGGTGGTTGGCGTTGGTCTAGTGGTCTTAGCGGGCTCGGTGGGCGCGGAAGCGGGCGCGCCGGGGTGCATCGATTGCGCCGTGGGGGCAGGTTTCCCCTGCTTAAGACGACTTTGTTGGGCGCATTATGCAGCATCGCCATTGAAATAACGCAGTATATTTTCAGCCTGGGATATACCGATATTGACGATATTTTATTTAATACTTTGGGTGCCTTTATAGGTGCATTCATTGCCAAAGTTGCTGGTCCGCGCGCTAATGGGCTGTGGGTGGCGCTTGCCATTGCGGTGGCTGTGGTTTTCTTAGTCCTCGTTATTTTGGGACCAAGGATTTAA
- a CDS encoding VanZ family protein produces the protein MSTTQLRENRHATMHYDTTQDTSMRDAPRKTSRKTSPKKQGASTLLTGLAFGVYAVLLAMLTLLKSRLSLGGLWNTEAHHYRSLDLQLFNGFVDAPIWWGPWTNTFGNIALFMPMGFYLYQILRKHRRSHFTIVEVTLYSAVISMVIEVLQWVFALGYTDVDDLLLNTIGGLLGGLVAMTVGARSLKKLSWIILGGSLAVAGLMVYSSMAG, from the coding sequence ATGTCAACCACCCAACTCCGAGAAAATCGCCACGCAACAATGCATTATGACACCACCCAGGATACGAGTATGCGCGATGCGCCGCGTAAGACGTCGCGCAAGACGTCGCCCAAGAAGCAAGGTGCCTCTACCTTGCTAACCGGGCTAGCTTTTGGTGTATATGCAGTGCTGTTGGCGATGCTTACGCTTTTAAAGAGCAGATTGTCCCTGGGTGGTTTATGGAATACCGAGGCACACCACTATCGCTCCCTAGACCTCCAACTCTTTAATGGATTTGTCGACGCACCCATTTGGTGGGGACCGTGGACCAATACCTTCGGCAATATCGCCCTCTTTATGCCAATGGGCTTTTACCTCTACCAAATCCTGCGCAAACATCGCCGCAGCCACTTCACGATTGTGGAGGTCACCCTCTACTCCGCCGTGATCAGCATGGTAATTGAAGTGCTGCAATGGGTTTTTGCGCTTGGTTACACCGATGTTGATGATTTGCTGCTTAATACCATCGGCGGATTACTCGGTGGCCTGGTAGCCATGACAGTTGGTGCGAGGTCACTGAAAAAACTCTCCTGGATTATCCTCGGCGGTAGCCTAGCGGTGGCAGGGTTGATGGTTTATTCCAGCATGGCGGGTTAA
- a CDS encoding VanZ family protein yields MKSPSKQLLAGALLAYSAVMVSLTMLKSFFVIGLLWEPAAHRNRSVSLAPLNDFGEPGSWFSPLFGYGGNFAFFVPFGVLLYALLDKLSESPRGTGTRPLLAWPLLSRPLLLKTTLFGALFSVLIECAQYAFRLGYSDIDDVIFNALGALCGAIIAQVGARILGKGSYWIWVVLALFLAVIFAVLVALGPRLGDPDKVVDVGMRLPDVLTVELGLYP; encoded by the coding sequence ATGAAGAGTCCTAGTAAGCAGCTCTTAGCTGGTGCGTTACTTGCTTATAGTGCGGTAATGGTTTCTTTAACCATGTTGAAATCTTTTTTTGTAATTGGTCTGCTGTGGGAGCCTGCTGCACACCGCAATCGCTCAGTTTCGCTAGCTCCCCTTAATGACTTCGGGGAACCAGGCAGTTGGTTTTCACCACTTTTTGGCTATGGCGGAAACTTTGCCTTCTTTGTTCCTTTTGGGGTTTTGCTCTACGCGTTGCTGGACAAATTGTCAGAATCTCCGAGAGGAACTGGGACACGGCCTTTATTAGCGTGGCCACTATTATCTCGGCCTTTATTGCTGAAAACAACCTTGTTCGGCGCACTTTTTAGTGTGCTCATCGAATGCGCACAATATGCTTTCCGCTTGGGATATTCCGATATTGACGATGTTATTTTTAATGCCTTGGGGGCACTTTGTGGCGCCATTATTGCCCAGGTAGGTGCACGTATCCTTGGTAAGGGAAGTTATTGGATATGGGTGGTGCTGGCGCTATTTTTGGCAGTAATCTTCGCGGTATTGGTTGCTTTAGGTCCGCGGTTGGGTGATCCGGATAAGGTTGTTGATGTGGGTATGAGGCTGCCGGATGTTCTGACCGTGGAGCTTGGGTTATATCCTTAA
- a CDS encoding dihydrolipoyl dehydrogenase family protein, producing the protein MDQNFDLLVLGFGKAGKTIAMKRSAAGDKVALIERSPQMYGGTCINIGCIPTKKLLFETSQGKSFPAAVTARDQLIGKLNATNLKMAQDKGVTVIDGTARFSGDHEVTVTAGEDTLVLSAPKIIINTGSTPVWPEWPGIDNPKIYDSTSIQHISPTPKHLAIIGGGPIGLEFATLFSGQGTKVTILDHGATPLKNFDQDIAELATADLVERGVEFRTNAQVTGFSGDLTVHLEEDSIEVDAALIAVGRRPATADLNLANAGIKTGQRGEVLVDEHLRSNIEGIFAVGDVTGGPQFTYVSYDDHRIVLDQLAGKGTRSTRGRLIPTTTFLEPPLATIGLGERAAHEAGHNITIKKAEIAKMPIVPRPKIINQTRGMAKFIINKDNDQILGASLYCADSQELINMVALAMRHGITASELGSGIYTHPASSEIFNQLLE; encoded by the coding sequence ATGGACCAAAATTTTGATCTCTTAGTCCTGGGTTTCGGCAAGGCTGGCAAGACCATCGCCATGAAACGCTCTGCTGCTGGTGACAAGGTGGCTCTCATTGAACGTAGCCCCCAAATGTACGGCGGAACTTGCATCAATATCGGATGTATCCCCACCAAAAAGCTACTTTTTGAGACCTCCCAGGGAAAATCCTTCCCCGCAGCGGTAACAGCCCGCGACCAGCTGATCGGCAAACTTAACGCCACCAACCTCAAGATGGCACAGGATAAAGGTGTCACGGTTATTGATGGCACCGCCCGTTTTAGCGGCGACCACGAAGTCACTGTTACTGCAGGTGAAGATACCCTCGTCCTCAGTGCGCCAAAAATTATCATTAACACCGGTTCCACCCCAGTTTGGCCGGAGTGGCCGGGCATCGATAATCCCAAGATTTATGATTCCACCAGCATTCAGCACATTTCTCCGACGCCTAAACACCTAGCCATCATCGGCGGTGGCCCCATTGGCCTGGAATTTGCCACCCTTTTTAGCGGTCAGGGCACCAAGGTCACCATTCTTGATCACGGCGCCACGCCCCTGAAGAACTTTGATCAGGATATCGCGGAGCTCGCCACCGCAGATCTCGTCGAGCGCGGTGTGGAGTTTCGCACCAATGCGCAGGTCACCGGCTTTAGTGGCGATCTCACTGTGCACCTCGAAGAAGATTCCATCGAGGTTGATGCAGCGCTTATTGCCGTCGGCAGGCGCCCGGCCACCGCGGACCTCAACCTCGCTAACGCGGGTATCAAGACCGGCCAGCGCGGCGAAGTGCTTGTCGACGAACACCTGCGCAGCAATATTGAGGGCATTTTTGCCGTAGGCGATGTCACCGGAGGCCCGCAGTTTACCTATGTTTCCTATGATGATCACCGCATTGTGCTGGATCAATTAGCAGGAAAGGGCACTCGTTCCACCCGGGGACGACTGATTCCCACCACCACATTTTTGGAGCCACCACTAGCCACCATCGGGCTGGGAGAACGCGCAGCCCATGAAGCTGGACACAACATCACCATTAAGAAGGCTGAAATCGCCAAGATGCCGATTGTGCCACGGCCCAAAATCATCAATCAGACTCGTGGCATGGCAAAGTTCATTATCAATAAGGACAATGATCAAATCCTCGGCGCCTCGCTTTATTGCGCGGATTCCCAGGAGCTCATCAATATGGTTGCGCTTGCCATGCGCCACGGCATCACCGCTTCTGAGCTAGGGAGTGGCATTTACACCCACCCAGCTAGCTCTGAAATCTTTAACCAGCTGCTGGAGTGA